The following are encoded together in the Hippoglossus stenolepis isolate QCI-W04-F060 chromosome 12, HSTE1.2, whole genome shotgun sequence genome:
- the ldb1a gene encoding LIM domain-binding protein 1-A isoform X2, protein MSVGGCACPGCSSKSFKLYSPKEPPNGGSFPPFHPGAMLDRDVGPTPMYPPSYMEPGMGRPTPYGNQTDYRIYELNKRLQNWTEDCDNLWWDAFTTEFFEDDAMLTITFCLEDGPKRYTIGRTLIPRYFRSIFEGGATELFYVLKHPKESFHSNFVSLDCDQCTMVTQNGKPMFTQVCVEGRLYLEFMFDDMMRIKTWHFSIRQHREVLPRSILAMHDPQMLDQLAKNITRCGLSNSTLNYLRLCVILEPMQELMSRHKTYSLSPRDCLKTCLFQKWQRMVAPPAEPARQAPNKRRKRKVSGGSTVSTGGGNNNNSNSKKKSPANNFSLSSQDVMMVGEPTLMGGEFGDEDERLITRLENTQFDGANGLEDEDSFNSSPALGAHSPWNNKAPSSQESKNDNSQSSQ, encoded by the exons ATGTCTGTTGGAGGTTGTGCTTGTCCCG GCTGTTCGTCAAAGTCATTCAAGCTGTACTCTCCTAAGGAGCCCCCCAACGGCGGCAGCTTTCCCCCCTTCCACCCAGGCGCTATGCTTGACAGAGATGTGGG GCCTACACCCATGTACCCCCCGTCATACATGGAGCCTGGAATGGG GAGACCCACACCGTACGGGAACCAGACAGACTACAGGATATATGAGCTGAACAAAAGATTACAGAACTGGACAGAG GACTGTGACAATCTCTGGTGGGATGCCTTCACCACAGAGTTTTTTGAGGACGACGCCATGCTCACCATCACTTTCTGTCTGGAAGATGGACCCAAACGATACa CCATTGGCAGGACGTTGATTCCACGCTACTTTCGAAGTATTTTTGAAGGGGGCGCCACTGAGCTGTTCTACGTTTTGAAGCATCCAAAGGAGTCGTTCCACAGTAACTTTGTCTCCCTCGACTGCGACCAGTGCACCATGGTGACTCAGAACGGCAAACCTATGTTCACGCAG GTTTGTGTGGAGGGGCGTCTGTACCTAGAGTTCATGTTTGATGACATGATGAGGATCAAGACGTGGCACTTCAGCATCAGACAACACAGAGAGGTCCTGCCAAGGAGCATTTTGGCTATGCAC GATCCGCAGATGCTCGATCAGCTGGCTAAGAATATCACCAGATGTGGGCTGTCCAACTCGACGCTCAACTACCTCCGT CTATGTGTGATATTGGAGCCCATGCAAGAGTTGATGTCCAGACATAAGACCTACAGCTTGAGCCCCAGAGACTGCCTGAAGACCTGCCTCTTCCAAAAGTGGCAACGAATGGTAGCCCCACCAG CTGAGCCAGCCAGACAAGCTCCAAACAAGCGGCGGAAAAGGAAGGTGTCCGGCGGAAGCACTGTGAGCACCGGCggaggcaacaacaacaacagcaacagcaaaaaGAAGAGTCCAGCCAACAACTTCTCACTCTCCAGCCAG GACGTGATGATGGTGGGAGAGCCCACTCTGATGGGAGGGGAGTTTGGTGACGAGGACGAGCGTCTGATCACGCGACTGGAGAACACGCAGTTCGATGGGGCGAATGGCCTGGAGGATGAGGACAGTTTCAACAGCTCGCCTGCACTGGGGGCACACTCACCCTGGAACAACAAGGCCCCCTCCAGTCAGGAGAGCAAGAACGACAACTCGCAGTCATCCCAGTAG
- the ldb1a gene encoding LIM domain-binding protein 1-A isoform X1 → MSVGGCACPGCSSKSFKLYSPKEPPNGGSFPPFHPGAMLDRDVGPTPMYPPSYMEPGMGRPTPYGNQTDYRIYELNKRLQNWTEDCDNLWWDAFTTEFFEDDAMLTITFCLEDGPKRYTIGRTLIPRYFRSIFEGGATELFYVLKHPKESFHSNFVSLDCDQCTMVTQNGKPMFTQVCVEGRLYLEFMFDDMMRIKTWHFSIRQHREVLPRSILAMHDPQMLDQLAKNITRCGLSNSTLNYLRLCVILEPMQELMSRHKTYSLSPRDCLKTCLFQKWQRMVAPPAEPARQAPNKRRKRKVSGGSTVSTGGGNNNNSNSKKKSPANNFSLSSQVPDVMMVGEPTLMGGEFGDEDERLITRLENTQFDGANGLEDEDSFNSSPALGAHSPWNNKAPSSQESKNDNSQSSQ, encoded by the exons ATGTCTGTTGGAGGTTGTGCTTGTCCCG GCTGTTCGTCAAAGTCATTCAAGCTGTACTCTCCTAAGGAGCCCCCCAACGGCGGCAGCTTTCCCCCCTTCCACCCAGGCGCTATGCTTGACAGAGATGTGGG GCCTACACCCATGTACCCCCCGTCATACATGGAGCCTGGAATGGG GAGACCCACACCGTACGGGAACCAGACAGACTACAGGATATATGAGCTGAACAAAAGATTACAGAACTGGACAGAG GACTGTGACAATCTCTGGTGGGATGCCTTCACCACAGAGTTTTTTGAGGACGACGCCATGCTCACCATCACTTTCTGTCTGGAAGATGGACCCAAACGATACa CCATTGGCAGGACGTTGATTCCACGCTACTTTCGAAGTATTTTTGAAGGGGGCGCCACTGAGCTGTTCTACGTTTTGAAGCATCCAAAGGAGTCGTTCCACAGTAACTTTGTCTCCCTCGACTGCGACCAGTGCACCATGGTGACTCAGAACGGCAAACCTATGTTCACGCAG GTTTGTGTGGAGGGGCGTCTGTACCTAGAGTTCATGTTTGATGACATGATGAGGATCAAGACGTGGCACTTCAGCATCAGACAACACAGAGAGGTCCTGCCAAGGAGCATTTTGGCTATGCAC GATCCGCAGATGCTCGATCAGCTGGCTAAGAATATCACCAGATGTGGGCTGTCCAACTCGACGCTCAACTACCTCCGT CTATGTGTGATATTGGAGCCCATGCAAGAGTTGATGTCCAGACATAAGACCTACAGCTTGAGCCCCAGAGACTGCCTGAAGACCTGCCTCTTCCAAAAGTGGCAACGAATGGTAGCCCCACCAG CTGAGCCAGCCAGACAAGCTCCAAACAAGCGGCGGAAAAGGAAGGTGTCCGGCGGAAGCACTGTGAGCACCGGCggaggcaacaacaacaacagcaacagcaaaaaGAAGAGTCCAGCCAACAACTTCTCACTCTCCAGCCAGGTACCT GACGTGATGATGGTGGGAGAGCCCACTCTGATGGGAGGGGAGTTTGGTGACGAGGACGAGCGTCTGATCACGCGACTGGAGAACACGCAGTTCGATGGGGCGAATGGCCTGGAGGATGAGGACAGTTTCAACAGCTCGCCTGCACTGGGGGCACACTCACCCTGGAACAACAAGGCCCCCTCCAGTCAGGAGAGCAAGAACGACAACTCGCAGTCATCCCAGTAG
- the ldb1a gene encoding LIM domain-binding protein 1-A isoform X4, giving the protein MSVGGCACPGCSSKSFKLYSPKEPPNGGSFPPFHPGAMLDRDVGPTPMYPPSYMEPGMGRPTPYGNQTDYRIYELNKRLQNWTEDCDNLWWDAFTTEFFEDDAMLTITFCLEDGPKRYTIGRTLIPRYFRSIFEGGATELFYVLKHPKESFHSNFVSLDCDQCTMVTQNGKPMFTQVCVEGRLYLEFMFDDMMRIKTWHFSIRQHREVLPRSILAMHDPQMLDQLAKNITRCGLSNSTLNYLRLCVILEPMQELMSRHKTYSLSPRDCLKTCLFQKWQRMVAPPAEPARQAPNKRRKRKVSGGSTVSTGGGNNNNSNSKKKSPANNFSLSSQVPDLVGTKTCTVPELEDRS; this is encoded by the exons ATGTCTGTTGGAGGTTGTGCTTGTCCCG GCTGTTCGTCAAAGTCATTCAAGCTGTACTCTCCTAAGGAGCCCCCCAACGGCGGCAGCTTTCCCCCCTTCCACCCAGGCGCTATGCTTGACAGAGATGTGGG GCCTACACCCATGTACCCCCCGTCATACATGGAGCCTGGAATGGG GAGACCCACACCGTACGGGAACCAGACAGACTACAGGATATATGAGCTGAACAAAAGATTACAGAACTGGACAGAG GACTGTGACAATCTCTGGTGGGATGCCTTCACCACAGAGTTTTTTGAGGACGACGCCATGCTCACCATCACTTTCTGTCTGGAAGATGGACCCAAACGATACa CCATTGGCAGGACGTTGATTCCACGCTACTTTCGAAGTATTTTTGAAGGGGGCGCCACTGAGCTGTTCTACGTTTTGAAGCATCCAAAGGAGTCGTTCCACAGTAACTTTGTCTCCCTCGACTGCGACCAGTGCACCATGGTGACTCAGAACGGCAAACCTATGTTCACGCAG GTTTGTGTGGAGGGGCGTCTGTACCTAGAGTTCATGTTTGATGACATGATGAGGATCAAGACGTGGCACTTCAGCATCAGACAACACAGAGAGGTCCTGCCAAGGAGCATTTTGGCTATGCAC GATCCGCAGATGCTCGATCAGCTGGCTAAGAATATCACCAGATGTGGGCTGTCCAACTCGACGCTCAACTACCTCCGT CTATGTGTGATATTGGAGCCCATGCAAGAGTTGATGTCCAGACATAAGACCTACAGCTTGAGCCCCAGAGACTGCCTGAAGACCTGCCTCTTCCAAAAGTGGCAACGAATGGTAGCCCCACCAG CTGAGCCAGCCAGACAAGCTCCAAACAAGCGGCGGAAAAGGAAGGTGTCCGGCGGAAGCACTGTGAGCACCGGCggaggcaacaacaacaacagcaacagcaaaaaGAAGAGTCCAGCCAACAACTTCTCACTCTCCAGCCAGGTACCT gACCTGGTTGGAACAAAAACCTGTACAGTGCCGGAGCTTGAGGACCGGAGTTGA
- the ldb1a gene encoding LIM domain-binding protein 1-A isoform X5, whose translation MSVGGCACPGCSSKSFKLYSPKEPPNGGSFPPFHPGAMLDRDVGPTPMYPPSYMEPGMGRPTPYGNQTDYRIYELNKRLQNWTEDCDNLWWDAFTTEFFEDDAMLTITFCLEDGPKRYTIGRTLIPRYFRSIFEGGATELFYVLKHPKESFHSNFVSLDCDQCTMVTQNGKPMFTQVCVEGRLYLEFMFDDMMRIKTWHFSIRQHREVLPRSILAMHDPQMLDQLAKNITRCGLSNSTLNYLRLCVILEPMQELMSRHKTYSLSPRDCLKTCLFQKWQRMVAPPAEPARQAPNKRRKRKVSGGSTVSTGGGNNNNSNSKKKSPANNFSLSSQDLVGTKTCTVPELEDRS comes from the exons ATGTCTGTTGGAGGTTGTGCTTGTCCCG GCTGTTCGTCAAAGTCATTCAAGCTGTACTCTCCTAAGGAGCCCCCCAACGGCGGCAGCTTTCCCCCCTTCCACCCAGGCGCTATGCTTGACAGAGATGTGGG GCCTACACCCATGTACCCCCCGTCATACATGGAGCCTGGAATGGG GAGACCCACACCGTACGGGAACCAGACAGACTACAGGATATATGAGCTGAACAAAAGATTACAGAACTGGACAGAG GACTGTGACAATCTCTGGTGGGATGCCTTCACCACAGAGTTTTTTGAGGACGACGCCATGCTCACCATCACTTTCTGTCTGGAAGATGGACCCAAACGATACa CCATTGGCAGGACGTTGATTCCACGCTACTTTCGAAGTATTTTTGAAGGGGGCGCCACTGAGCTGTTCTACGTTTTGAAGCATCCAAAGGAGTCGTTCCACAGTAACTTTGTCTCCCTCGACTGCGACCAGTGCACCATGGTGACTCAGAACGGCAAACCTATGTTCACGCAG GTTTGTGTGGAGGGGCGTCTGTACCTAGAGTTCATGTTTGATGACATGATGAGGATCAAGACGTGGCACTTCAGCATCAGACAACACAGAGAGGTCCTGCCAAGGAGCATTTTGGCTATGCAC GATCCGCAGATGCTCGATCAGCTGGCTAAGAATATCACCAGATGTGGGCTGTCCAACTCGACGCTCAACTACCTCCGT CTATGTGTGATATTGGAGCCCATGCAAGAGTTGATGTCCAGACATAAGACCTACAGCTTGAGCCCCAGAGACTGCCTGAAGACCTGCCTCTTCCAAAAGTGGCAACGAATGGTAGCCCCACCAG CTGAGCCAGCCAGACAAGCTCCAAACAAGCGGCGGAAAAGGAAGGTGTCCGGCGGAAGCACTGTGAGCACCGGCggaggcaacaacaacaacagcaacagcaaaaaGAAGAGTCCAGCCAACAACTTCTCACTCTCCAGCCAG gACCTGGTTGGAACAAAAACCTGTACAGTGCCGGAGCTTGAGGACCGGAGTTGA
- the ldb1a gene encoding LIM domain-binding protein 1-A isoform X3 — protein sequence MLDRDVGPTPMYPPSYMEPGMGRPTPYGNQTDYRIYELNKRLQNWTEDCDNLWWDAFTTEFFEDDAMLTITFCLEDGPKRYTIGRTLIPRYFRSIFEGGATELFYVLKHPKESFHSNFVSLDCDQCTMVTQNGKPMFTQVCVEGRLYLEFMFDDMMRIKTWHFSIRQHREVLPRSILAMHDPQMLDQLAKNITRCGLSNSTLNYLRLCVILEPMQELMSRHKTYSLSPRDCLKTCLFQKWQRMVAPPAEPARQAPNKRRKRKVSGGSTVSTGGGNNNNSNSKKKSPANNFSLSSQVPDVMMVGEPTLMGGEFGDEDERLITRLENTQFDGANGLEDEDSFNSSPALGAHSPWNNKAPSSQESKNDNSQSSQ from the exons ATGCTTGACAGAGATGTGGG GCCTACACCCATGTACCCCCCGTCATACATGGAGCCTGGAATGGG GAGACCCACACCGTACGGGAACCAGACAGACTACAGGATATATGAGCTGAACAAAAGATTACAGAACTGGACAGAG GACTGTGACAATCTCTGGTGGGATGCCTTCACCACAGAGTTTTTTGAGGACGACGCCATGCTCACCATCACTTTCTGTCTGGAAGATGGACCCAAACGATACa CCATTGGCAGGACGTTGATTCCACGCTACTTTCGAAGTATTTTTGAAGGGGGCGCCACTGAGCTGTTCTACGTTTTGAAGCATCCAAAGGAGTCGTTCCACAGTAACTTTGTCTCCCTCGACTGCGACCAGTGCACCATGGTGACTCAGAACGGCAAACCTATGTTCACGCAG GTTTGTGTGGAGGGGCGTCTGTACCTAGAGTTCATGTTTGATGACATGATGAGGATCAAGACGTGGCACTTCAGCATCAGACAACACAGAGAGGTCCTGCCAAGGAGCATTTTGGCTATGCAC GATCCGCAGATGCTCGATCAGCTGGCTAAGAATATCACCAGATGTGGGCTGTCCAACTCGACGCTCAACTACCTCCGT CTATGTGTGATATTGGAGCCCATGCAAGAGTTGATGTCCAGACATAAGACCTACAGCTTGAGCCCCAGAGACTGCCTGAAGACCTGCCTCTTCCAAAAGTGGCAACGAATGGTAGCCCCACCAG CTGAGCCAGCCAGACAAGCTCCAAACAAGCGGCGGAAAAGGAAGGTGTCCGGCGGAAGCACTGTGAGCACCGGCggaggcaacaacaacaacagcaacagcaaaaaGAAGAGTCCAGCCAACAACTTCTCACTCTCCAGCCAGGTACCT GACGTGATGATGGTGGGAGAGCCCACTCTGATGGGAGGGGAGTTTGGTGACGAGGACGAGCGTCTGATCACGCGACTGGAGAACACGCAGTTCGATGGGGCGAATGGCCTGGAGGATGAGGACAGTTTCAACAGCTCGCCTGCACTGGGGGCACACTCACCCTGGAACAACAAGGCCCCCTCCAGTCAGGAGAGCAAGAACGACAACTCGCAGTCATCCCAGTAG